In the Tamandua tetradactyla isolate mTamTet1 chromosome 8, mTamTet1.pri, whole genome shotgun sequence genome, CCTACCTAATattcacatttaaagaattattacCCAGTTTAATGAAGTGAGCAAAGAACTGTGTGTTCATTTAATTGATAAggctaaattttatatttcacagtaGATCAGTCAGTGTCTTGGAGctcaaattgtaaaataaaaagttttgggCAATGTCAAGTTATTGGGCTCATTGTTACCTAATTCCTTGAAAAGTAAAGGATTCTAAGGAATAAAATCATTGGCTATACctggaaagataaaaaaatctgtaaagcaacatatttattttcagaaacatttttaaatctggCAATCTGAATTAAATTCTGTAAGCCCTATCGAAAAGggcattttaaaatcttaaagctGGAAAAGATCTCAGAGGATCATCTATTTCCATGGAATACTAAGGATCCATGGAGGAGATAAGGCTTTGCAAATTTGACTcgcatttaaatttttttgtgaaaaaaaattaattaaaaaaaaattccaatcatACAAATGCGTTTCTTGCCAAATTCATGCTTTATGTGTTTTCATTGGTTGACACACAATATTTAGTTATTATAATATGTAAAgacatttataataataaaatatgacttttataTAGTGGGGTAGGGTTTGTTTATGTGCGTGTGCATGTAGAGGTTCTGTATAAGATTTTTCTTGGGGAATAAAAAAGGTTCCACTGCTGAAATAGAGTATAAAAAGGAATCTACAGATAAGAAGGGACTTTTCTCAAGGTCATACAATCATCAAGCGCATCACCAGGTTGTTCATGATAGAGCGCCCAGTACTCTGCTTGTATAAATATCCATAGTCAGTGTTGAGCTATTTGGTGTTTAGCTGTCCCCATCATGAATGCCAATGGATAAATCAAGCTACCCTCAGtgagacattttttttaaaagatggattaTTTTATCTGTTTAATAGGTACATTAAAATCCTAGTATctaaaattatgtaaataaacGGTAACAGTTTGTGGACCTTGGTACTTAGGAAAAAGGTAGTATTTGCAATTTATCAGTAATAAGATGGAAAACTTTCCTGGAatgttaaaatactttttaaaggagACATCAGGCTTTAGTTTTATTATATGCTAAATGTTGACatttaatataaaacaaacattttactTCATaagcaaaacttttaaaaatggttgAGATGCTACTGAAGGCCATGATGTCATCATTACTATACTCTTTCAGAGTATTTCAAAGGAAGTATAATGAAACTATAAGAAAGCCAAATTATCTCCTAATTTTCAGAGGCGTTTTATGTACCTATGGTGAAAAAGCTACATCCTGTCTTCTTCCCTCTTAATCTAAGAAATTTGAGGATTTTGCAAGCGCAGAAAGATGCCTtcaagttaagaaaataaaagcaccaTGAACCATATTAAATGAGTTATAATTCAGATATATAAAATTTAGGATCTCTGTGAAGAAAATTTCCTTCTGAAACTCCAGGAGGTGTGAGCATTATCAAAAACCATTTAGAATAGCTTCCCAGTTGTacaaagctttttccagaatagCCAACAAGATTCTCCAGCAGAAGTCCATTTATAAGGCAAGGTCATGCCCAACTTTATAGTCCTTACCCAAATTATACGCATGGCAAGACAAAAAAagtcttaattaaaaaatatgtagttCCAAAACACACTGCTAAAGTTACAAAGTAATTGTGGAGCATTTCAAGTAAAAATTACGAAAGAAGCAATAACTAACCACAAGGGGGCACAGATATCCCTTAGATTCCAGCAGAGAGACTAGTTTAAGTAGTAATATGCACTTTGACAtattctacattttcagacattaaaaatttatcttttagTTGGCTACGTCATCTTAACATTCAAGGTTTGTTTTAAACCAAACTAAAAAAGATCCCAGAATATTCCTCCCTAAAAAATGGTGTTTCAGCAGCATCTGGAAGTGTTGCTGTTACCTTAACAAAGGGTTCATATATACattagaacaaataaataataagaaaatatggtTTAAAACAGTAGCAAATTTTAGTTTATCACAAATGGAAGACATGGAAAGCTTATCAAAAGAAATGGGGACAAACTGTCAGAACAGCAAAAATATCGGGTGGGGAAAATAGACTTTCCTGTGTCTTGGTCACAACATCCCTGCATTTTTCCCCCTTGTTCAAAGTGTTTGTGGCCCACAATAACAACAGAAGACCTTCATTCCAAGGTCAAGGCCTATGGGGCTGGCCTGCCTCATCAGCCATGTTAAGAATATAGTTAGCCATGTCATCTTCAGTGGGTGCATCTGATACCACCCAAGATTCATTTGTTCCAGTCATCTGTAGGCGGCAGATAGGGCAATTCCTATGTCGATCACTCCTATCAGAgaagccaaatgaagaaaaatttaagtcttctttttattttttttttaaatcatggatttgcttgaaaagaaatatatgtaatgattaaaaaaaaaagtaaccagcATAAAAGTGTACATTGTGAAAAGTAGGTCTCTCCAATCTTTAATTCTCTTCCTTATGTGCAACCACTGATGCCAGTTTCTTATATAGCCTTTCAGAGATGATAAGCTTGTCCGTATATATACATCATTGCCCTTTTACTTGTCAATATATCTATAAACCATTACATCCCAGCATATGTTAGAGCTGTCTATTCTTTTTAACACAAGTCCACTGTATGCAGACTATATGGCTATACCATATATTTATTTAGCCAGTTCCACATAGAAGGACATTTAGGCATTGTTTAGTCTTTTGCTACTATAAACAATGATGCAAATAATGTCCCTGTACCCAAGTAGGTAAAGGTTTCTTTTACAATCAAAATCTTTGTGAGTTCTAAGAGGAAACTCATTCTTGTCAGTGAAAGATTTGGTCaaaatttaaagtataaatgtttatttgtgaTTATTTAAATGGAAGTTATTACTCTAGGAACAACTTCTTGGGAGTGACAGGGGAATACagcaaaaggaaaggatattAGTCATTTTTCTAATTAATACCTACATGCCTCTCAACAATTAACTATGCTTAAAGGTCTGATACAAATTCCTATGGTTTCATAAGCAATAGGAAGATCTTAAGAAATCGTATGAAAATGGAAACTTTTaaggtttaaaataaaagatgatacTTCACATGCAGAATAATTTTTCTAATAGGGAAATAAGTCTAATCTGATCACTTAAATAAGATTATGTTTTTCCAAAGaggttttttctttgtcaaacattttggaaatttcaaaatacaatttttgaGCCAGAAGCATACATGCaagggaaaatgttttaattaggtcaaactaattaaattaattagTTCAAACTAACTAAATTAATATCAAGAACACTTTGgcttttgaacaaatatttaggaatttattccaaaaaataaatgtgaaagctaGAGCTGACAAATGTTATTCAAATTGATTTCTGGTTCCTCAGAGGTATTTTATTAGACAATTACGTATTATCTTCTGTGCTTCTAGCCAACAGGGACCAGATTTATCACCCCATCTAAAACAACTAAAACACcgcacaaaatatataaaataacagtTTGCAACACTGGACACCAGGCAACAAAGGACAGTTATCCctgagagagaggaagcaaacaAGGTAAGTCCTGTAACTGTCCCAGCTAACTAACTGCCTTGAGAGTTTCTAGGCTGCGGTGCAAAGGAGGAGAACCTAGGTGGAACTTGGCAGACTCCCTGAGTTGAAGAGACAGAGATGAGAATCTAGAAAAGCCAAGGCAGCTAAAGTTTACAGGGCAAAATATTGGACAGGGGCTGTACACAGAGAAAACTCTGGAGGTCTGCAGAGGGTCCCTCTTGAGTTTATTCAGCAAAGTACTGATAGGTATGTAGATGTGAGAAAACTATCTGAGGCTAAGGAAAGAATCACCCCAAAGGAATAGAGGGTATAGTACCCAGACTAGAATACCATATAATTCATGGAACATTGGGTAGAGTACTCTGATGGGCCTTGCTTCATTAGTGGGGAATAATTAGACCTAAACTAAACACAGCATTGGCTTCACCTAACAAATCATAAAAGCAAGACCCAAAAGGATTGAATTATTTCCAAGTAACTCTATTCCAGAGCAAAGCTCATGAATAATTTATTGAGATACAAAAATATCCAATACCCAAAAAGGTAAAACTCATAATATTtggcatccaataaaaaattaccaggtacacagaaaaataaaaatgcataatgaAGAGAAAAGTCAATCAAAACCAACCCAGAACAACACAAATgttagaatttaagaaaattaaaagcaatcactatattccatttattaaaaaaactagAAGATTAAACATATTAAGTAGAGACACTGGAGATATAAAAAAACCTCAAATCAAACTCTAGAgatgaaaatgacaaaaatctGAGAGATGAAACATAGACTGGATGAGATTAATAGCAAGTTAGACATGGCAGAAGAAAAGACTTAGTGAATTTGAAAACACATAGCAAAATTAGCTATaattttgaaacagaaaaagacagaaggaggaggaggggaagaaagaaaatagcatcAGTGAGCTGTGCTTCAAGTGCCTAATATATGTGTAACTGGAATCCCAgaggacaggagagagaaagggacagaaaaattatttgagaaataattttctatatttGATGACACCATAAACCTACAAATCCAAGAATCTCCATGAACCTCAAGaacaagaaatatgaagaaaattactTTAAGGCACACCATAATCAAATTGCTCAAAAccagtgataaagaaaaaagttttaaaagcagccagagaaaaaaagGCACATTACCCacagaggaaaaaagataaagatgACAATAGAATTCTCACAGGAAACAATGCCAGTAAGACGAGAGTTGAGCATCAAcattaaagtgctgaaagaaaaaatactgaaaatctaaaattttatatccagcaaaactgtctttgaaAAAATGATGTTCAGACATTTAAGAAACTCCAAacaaactactagaactaataaatgagtttagcaaggttTCAGGATATAAGAGTGATAAAAATCTATTGTATCTCTATATAATAGCAACGAACAATCACAAATTGAATTGGAAAAGAACAATAACATGTAAACAGTAACAACAAAACATGAAATACTTAGGGTAAATCTGACAAAAGCTATGCaacactgaaaattacaaaatattcctgaaagaaaaaagacctcACTAAATGAAGAGATATACTTTGTTCATGGATGCAAGATTCAGTATTGTTAAGAAAttaattctctccaaattgatctatttATTCAATGCAATTCTAATCAAAATCCTTGCAGGATTTTTTTGCAGAAACTGACAGGTtgtttctaaaattcatattGAAACACAAAAGAtccaaaatagccaaaaacagctttgaaaaagaaaaagttggaggaAACATTACATAATTTTAAGACTTATTTTAAAGCTACATTAATCAGGGTTGGAAAACAGTAGGCAGTTTCTTAATGAATTAAATATACACTTATGATCCCCtcattctacttctaggtatttacccaggaaaaaaaacaaaataaaagtccGTGGAAAGACCCATCCACAAATGTTGTAGCAGTTTTATTTATAGTAGTCACAAGTGGGAAAGAatacaaatgtctatcaacaggtaaatggataaaaaactgtggcatatctatacaatggataccaatcagcagtaaaaaggaatgactaTTGATACCTGCTGCAAGATAGATAAATCTCAAActaattatgctgaatgaaagaagataaCAGAATGAGtacatactgtatggttccatttataaaaattatagaaaatccaaactatTTTGTAGATACTGAAAGCAGATTAATGGTTGCCTAGGTACCAGGGAAGAGGGGCAGGAAGGAGGGTTTACAATGGGGCATGAAGTagcttttgggggtgatggatttgttcatgatgatgatggtaattaTTTTTACAggtaaaacatataaaaaaataccaaattatatactttaaatatgtgtaatttattgtatgtcaattatGTTATCCTAAATTTTGattcttattttgtaaaataatgaaCTCAACTAGCAATCGCTAAAATTCCTTCCAAGACCAATATTCAAGGATTCATGTTACTCCTTTTAAACATATATAGAGGATAACTGTAAAAGTGAGGAGAAAAAAGGACATTGTTTGAGTCTAGACTCAAGTTGGAACAAATCTCTTTACAGCGAAAGTTTAATATCAAAACTAAGATATAGTCTCACATTTTATAAACTTtaggtataaaaataaaaatatttttaccagtAATACAAAGTACTAAATAACAAAATCTCTCATGCTTAACTACAATAGAgtatttttgtacttttcaaagtatatttatatatagtatcCCATTTGGCTTTTGCCTGTCCTGGGAAGACAGTAAATAACTTACCATTTATCAATGCACTTCTGACAAAAGTTGTGTGCACAAGGCAGGATGAGGTCAGCTCGGCCATCCATACAGATACAACACTCCTCCTCATCAGTCAGCTGTTTCACCCTGCAATGTGAAAAATGAGCTGAAGCACTGATAATCTCTTGTGCCATCATGCTTTCTACTTTGTAAACGTTGTCTTAAATGGCATTATTTAACATGTATGTGTACACAGTATAAAGCACAGTACTATTCATGTGAAAGTAAATCAACATATCCTTTAGGGATAGAAAATATATTAGGGAAAATGTAGTTAGAGGGGTAAATTTCATAAAGAAAAGAGTGGACAAAAGAAAATTctgcaatgattaaaaaaatagggaCAAAACCTTGAAACATTCAAGTCTTCCTGAATAACTTAGCCCATTTTAATCGTATTGATTTTATATAGATAAATTTAAACTATGATTTATTCACTGTACAGAATACACGGCTCTAAAAGATCAGACTCTACCAATAGGACCTTACAAGACTGATAAACGCTTAGAAAATTAAGTATCAGGTGGCCTGGGAAatacaaaagagataaaaagcagTTTCCATCCTCAAGGAGCCCTTTCATTCTTTAGGGAATGAAAGAAATGTTGAACCGTCTACTCCAGCCACAATTCAGAGTGTCCCTGAACATGATGTTTCCCTTTCCTGTTATGCTCTTGTTTTGTAAAGTTCAACCTCAGTAACTCAGTTCAAAATATCTTCTCTCTGCTCTCAAAACCAAAATTTGCCTCAAAGTACTTAGAAACGGCATTTtatgagaggaaggagttgtaacagagaagaaaggattcaacaaatgagtatgactaccgAATCTTTgtaatcatatttctttttagtctccagtgtattagagtagctagaaggaaataattgaaattatggaactataacccataccatactttgaagttttttttctataactacttgttaaaatgtactttgaaacttatcaCTTTTCTGCCTATAtggtatatttcataataaaagatgtttaaaaaaataagaaacaaaagaccctgtattttaattgtttattggTTGATCTTTCCATAATTTGTAAGCTCTCTGAATAAAAGCAGTTTgtcttaggtttttaaaaatgtttattggagTGATTTTAACGTTCTTTGATCCTAAAtgtgtttttcttatattttttaggTTTTCTTCATTGAGCATACATTACTTTTGTAATTCTACAAAAAATGAATGTTTCAAACCATAGACACAATACTATAAGCTATAAAGGGTATGAATTATCTCTAGCAGTTTTTAAATTCCATGCTGTGCTTAAAGCACTGTATATGGACACTGAATAgcactttaaaatttgttgatctgaacaaaatacaaaatatatgtaaatgtcaaaagtgccttgggcgggccatggtggttcacttgcagagttctcgcctgccatgccagagacctgggtttgattctcggtgcctgcccatgtggaaaaaaaaaaaagtgccttacAGGTAGCAAGTGCTAAAGAAGTAAGTAAGAGATCAGGATATTTCAAATGTGTTGGAAAGATGAAGTGAAAAATGATAGGATTTTGATAGGGGACATTCTAGAAACATAAACAAAGCTGTGGAGGTAGGAAAAAAGcttgtatatatgcatgtacatatgTAAGGAGGCTGGCAGGATGCTCCAGGAAGGAAACTGACAGAAGATTAAACACAGCAGTGATAATCTGATCCttgaatgtaaaaataataagttTGAACTTGCTCGGACAGGCAAACTAGAATCAGTGTTTAATCAAGAGGAAATGAACCCCCGTTGAAACAGTGCTTTAGGAAGATTGATTGGGTGTGGTATGGGAGACAGTATAGAGGAAGGAAAACTAATTATCTCAGCAATTCACCTGGGAGATAAACAGGGTCTGGTCCAAAAGGCATTATAATAGAAAACTCCTGAGGAAATAGTAATAGATTAAATGTTATGTTTCAGTAATGGGCAGGAGGACAGCCAGAGAATTGAAATGGAGAAACTGAATACAAATCTAGATGGATGTGGATCTAATGAATTTGATTTTAGTCACGGTGGGTTTGAAGTATTggtgagtgaaaaaataaataaataaattatatattattatttataatatataatatatatatatatcttcatgcCAGACCCTGAGAATACAAAGATGAATTAGGGTCTCTACTTTTGAGAAGCTTACAATAATCTAGGTCTAAGGATTAGACTTGGGTGTCATTAACAGAGAATATAACTGATTCCCTGAAGAGTGACAGATTCTTCTGAAGGTTAGAGAGTAAAAGTAGGGAGCAGAGGGCCAAGAAGAATGGCATTCTGGACAGAGGTAAATGAAAGAATAAGAGACACAGAAGCAACCAATGAGACCTGTAtaatattcatttgatttttgactatGTTTTTAACAATGCAGTGATCAGAGTAAGGAAGAAGATTCTTGCTTTATTTACCCCGTTAGACCATTTGTACAGTCATTTAGCTCTAGGCTCCACACTCTGAAAGGCATATCACCAGGTAAAGGATCATGCAGGAAAGCCTCCAGTACACAGAAAAGTCTCATATAAACAAAGGCTGAACAAACTAGGGATGAATATTCTGAAGAACAGAAGGCTCAGTGAGAATTTcactgttttcaaatatttgaaagctCTGGAAGAGAGAACAGACTTGTTTGGTGGAATTCCAGAGGACAAAGGCACTGAAAACAGTGAGTAGAGTATAGTaataattcaataataataacagttaACTCTTATAGACATATTATTATATCCTGGACACAGTTCTAAGCACTTACCTAATtaatattacctaatttaactctTTCAACAAACTTATAAGGCAGATTCTATTGTTATCcatcctcttttaaaagatgaggaaatggaggaaaGAGAGTTTATGGAATCTGTCTAAAGTCACACAGTTGAgggtggagccaggatttgaacacagGACACTTGGTTCTAGAGTCTGTGCTGTGCTACCTGAAGAGAGCTGGGTTTTAGCTAGTCTGAGGAATATAAAACAAAAGGGGAAACTTTGTAGCAATAAGagccatgaaagagaaagaaaagacctGCTGCTCTGAAGCAGTGAGTCCCACGCTACTGGTGTTCAAGTAGAAATTGGAGTACCACTTGGCAAAGTATGGTAAGTAAAGTCTGCTacacaaagtgtgacccatggaTGAACAGCAATGGCATCACCTGGAGCTTAGCAGAATCTCAGGTTCCTCCTCAGAACTACTgaatattaaagtttgagaaggagTGTAGTTGAGGATCTTTATGTACCAGAGAGTAATTCTGTAGAGGTTAAGAGTATGGGCGGTATTGCCAGACACACCTGAATGTGAGTCAGCTCAGCCAATTTCTAGTATGTCACTTATTTGTCTAAACTTCCATGTCTTCATTTGAAATGATGTCAATAATTGTATTCCCATGGGGTAGCTGTAAGGACTTAATGAGTTAATGCACTTAAAGCACTCATCACAGTGCCTAATACCCTGTGAGTACTTAGTAAATATAAacattaatagaattatacaTCAGATATAAGGCTGAACTTACATACATGCCCCTTAAGATCCTTTACAATTTAAGTCTATTTTTCTATGAATTAATACAGCAAGCTATCACCAGAAACCAAAAAATATACAAAGGCAAATGTAACCCTAACAAACCAATTAGGTATTGAAACATGAAGAAGGATAATACCTTTATTTCCATCATTAAGATGACTGCAACAAGGAAAAAAGTATTACTTTTCATTTTGCTACTACTGAGCTTAAATATACTGGTAAATACTATCTTTATCTTTCAGAACActtgaaaaaccaaaacaatccATTCTgaagaaggaagggggaaaaaaaagcagaaaatcagaTACCTAACTTTGAAAAATACAGGAAGGAAAAGCGTCTTCCTAACACTGCCTATGATGTTCTAAAACAAGTAATACTTGCACAATCCAAACCTAGAAAGTCAAATAATCCTATTCAAGATAAACTGGAaatgataaatggaaaaatataatttaactgCAGCATAACATTTGGAAATTAGCAGATTAATTGGaccaaaaaatataattataaatggaGTAACAGAAATTCTTGTTAAGcatattcttaatattaaaaTAGAAGATGCTGTCAATCCATATTTCTGCTTTCTACCCAGTGTGACAATAAGATAGGATGTCAACATGTCTGGACCCACGTAAGTCTTTTTCAAAGGAGGTATTTACAAATTTGAATTATGGTTATGGTTGTCAAATGCCAACAGGTGGGAACTTTCACATGCCATAAGCATAAGGAAAAGAAACTTTAGATAAGATAGACAATAATATGTTAGGCCTGAGTAAACAAGCACCATCACAGAAAACTCTAGTTGACTTCATTTCCTTTTGGTAAGTACATACTTGCAGTACATGCACCAGTTGCTTGTTCACTCCTGAACGGACTTTGAAGTcttagagaatattttaaattttaatattccaATTAGTGAGACACTTATAGGAAAAACTGGAAAGATTCTGTCAGAGTCTTAGACTTAATTCTCTGAAGGGCTGTGATTTTCTAAGACTCTAAATACTTATTATAACAGGGATATTAATGATCTCCTTTGTCATTAAATGCAAGCTTTTATTGAGTGGTGAGTGGATTTATGGAAATTGGGTTAACAGAAACACTACCTGGTATAAGCCACTTTAATTTACCTTTAATTTGGCACTCTAGCAATGTCCTGAAGCACAGAATAATGTGAAAACTGATCTGGGATATACTCTTAATTGAGGCAAAAGGTAATGTGATTTAAGATGTCACAAAGCACCTGCAAAAATATTAAGGAGATTTCAGTAGCTTGCATGTTGGAAATTAAGTGAAACATGATATTGTGCATGTTATACCTTCCCATCCAAACACTAGCCTGACAAGATGTTACAGATGATGAATTTTCATCATGGTCTTCGGAGGTGGAGCTTTGTGCCAATACACCTGCTGCTTGACTTGTGATGTCTTTATAAAGCTGCATAAACTGGTACAAATTCATGATCCGTGATGCTTCCACAATTCCACTGCTCTTGTTAatctaaaaatataagaaaatgaaaaaaaaaaagataatttcccagttcaatttttcaaaaaaaaaaaaaggactaataTCTGGCCAACATCCTAAATGAAAGTAGAAAGAAGTAGAAGCTTTCAAGGTTTGCAAATTACATGAGAGAGCAAgaatttgaacaaatgaataatacCATATCTATTTGTGAGAACAAAGTAAAGTAGTTATGCAAATTTATCTCATTTGATGATCAAAATAACCCTGTAAGATTAGGCATCATCCTGTTTAGAGCTGATGAGATTAGGTGACTTTCGTAGGGCTAAGATATGAATTTGAGAGGTCAGTATTgacaataattttcattttaagaaatttatttgaaTTCAATAATCACCTGCCATTCTACAACTGATTGCTACAATTGATATGCTAGTACAAATAGACTGCTTTCTTGAATATCTTAAGATCTATTTTATACCAAGACTTCCAATTAAAGAAAgacaattactttaaaataaatcctAACAAAAAGTAATTGAAGTTTCCCCAGAGGGCTCTGTCAAGTTTTAGCAAATAATCTTTTAATATTAAGTGGTACCAGTTGCCTAGAGATTGTGTAACTCTCCACGCTCCAGTTTATCTTCTTTGGGCAAGGGTGGGGGAGTAGGAAAGGAGAGAACAATGTTGTTTTCAAAAGGTTTGGGGGGGTCAGGGAGTGAagcacatattctttttttaaatgatcgAGGCTATAGTAGGATGAGGGTATGATGTTCTTGGATGAAGAACCTGAAGTAATCAGTGAAAGATGAGAGATGTGAAAGACTGCCTGTAGGAGGATGGGAATAGTTTTCAAAAGgatcttttttttggcatgggcaggcatcaggaattgaaccctggtctcaggtatggcaggtgaaaactctgccactacactaccattgcctgccctattcAAGAATCTTTTAAATGTACTTTCAGGTTTTGAATTTTTGCGGGTCATAGGGAGGGAGCACCACACTGGAACTGTTAGAAATCTAATTCTTGATAAGTGGGTTATTTCATTATCTGATTTATATTTATCAGCCTTGTTAAAATGATATCAGTAAATGTTTCTTACCAGGCATTATTCACCTTCtttgttcatttaaaattcaCTAAATGTAAACTGTTAATAGAATGGGGGAATGCTGAAATGGGAGTGGGGCAAAATGGAGTTGTTAGTG is a window encoding:
- the RNF141 gene encoding RING finger protein 141; this translates as MGQQFSDQTQLVLNKLPEKVAKHVTLVRDSGSLTYEEFLGRVAELNDITGKVASGQEKHLLFEVQPGSDSSAFWKVVVRVVCTKINKSSGIVEASRIMNLYQFMQLYKDITSQAAGVLAQSSTSEDHDENSSSVTSCQASVWMGRVKQLTDEEECCICMDGRADLILPCAHNFCQKCIDKWSDRHRNCPICRLQMTGTNESWVVSDAPTEDDMANYILNMADEAGQPHRP